The Streptomyces racemochromogenes DNA segment GCCCCAGCCGTTGAAGTTGGTGTCCACACCGGCGACGGCGCCCGGGCCCACCACGAAGGTGGGGCCGAAGTCCCGGATCCAGAGGTCGTCGACCGGGATCTCGATCACGTCGACGGCGTACCGGGCGCCCCGGCCGCACAGGTGGCGGGCGTCGGCGGCCTGGCCGGGGCGGGCCAGGACGACCACCGGCTCGAACCGCGATATCGCGTGGGCGACCTCGGCGATGTCGGCGCGGACCCGCTCCAGCGGGCGGCCCCAGACCGAGGAGAGCGCGGGCCAGGCCATGTACGTGCGGACGTGCGGGTCCGTCTCGGCGGGCACGGTCAGCGCGGCGCCCGCGCTCGGGGCGGTCGCCGCCCGGGCGGCGGTGGTGGGGATGACCGGCGCGAGGACCGCCAGCGGTACGGCTGCCGCGCCGTACCGGAGGAGATTTCGGCGGGTGGTGCGGGACGTGTCCATGGTGCTCCCTGACGAGGAAGGGGCGGGGATGACGGGCATCCTTGCGTTAACTGAAAATTCAGTCAAGCAGCGGGTCCGGTGGATTCCGCTCGGTGGGGACCCGGCGCTCACTCACGGTGGTACTGGTCCACCAGGATCGTGACGGAGCCGTCCGCGGCCGCCTCCACGAGCCGGACGACGACGATGCGGTCGTGGTCGGGGCTGCGCACGCAGAACGGGCGCCGCTCCCCCAGGGCGCTGAAGGGCAGGGCGGTCACCGGCTTCGTGGCGATGCCCTGCTCGCAGTCGGCGGGTGTCGGCGCGGCGCCCTCGGCCAGGTGGACGTCCGAGGACTCCGAGGGGACGAAGGACCGGCCCTCCGGCGCCAGGTACCAGGTGGCCGTGTCGGCGGGAACCACCTTTCCGGCCTCCAGGTCGAACTCGTAGCCGGCGTCGGGGGCGGTGAGCCGGGCCCCCGTGTAGCCGGGCACGAAGCCGTCGGCACCGCCGCCGTCGGGCTCGGCGGTGTCGAACCAGTACAGGGCCGCGCCGCAGGCCGCGAGGGTCACGGCGGCCGTCGCGGCCACCGCCGGCAGGCGACCGCGGCCGCGCCGCCGCGCCGCCCTGCGTCCGCCGCCCCCCGCCTCCGGTACGGGGGTCGGCCCGGGCGCGGGCGCCACGGGGGCGGACGGGGCGGTCGGTGCGTGCGGGGCGGGTGGGGTGTACGGGGCCGGTGCGGCGGGCCGTACGGCGTCCCGCCCCGCGCCGACCTCCTCCTGCACCGGCCGCGGCAGCCACCCCTCGGTGAACTCCGGCCGCGGCCCGACACCGGGGTGGGCGTGGACGTACCCGATCAGCTCGGCGGTCGTGGGCCGGTCCGCCGGCTCCTTGGCCAGGCACCAGCGGACCAGCTGCTCCAGCTCGGCGGGGACCCGGGAGAGGTCGGGGTGCTCGTGGACCACCCGGTAGAGGGCCGTCGACTCCGGGCCGCCCCCGAAGGGCGGCTGCCCGCCCGCCACGTACGCGGTCAGCGCGCCGAGGGCGAAGACGTCGGTGGCGGGTGTCACCGGCCGGCCGAGGGCCTGCTCGGGCGCCATGAAGGCGGCGGTCCCGATCCGCAGTCCGGTGCCGGTCAGGGCGGCCGAGCCGGCCGCGTGCGCGATCCCGAAGTCGATCACCCGCGGGCCGTCGCCGGCGAGCAGTACGTTGGCCGGCTTGAGGTCGCGGTGGACCACGCCCGCGCCGTGGATGGCCTGGAGCGCCTCGGCGATGCCCGCGACGAGCAGCAGCACCGTGCGGCTCGGCAGCGGGCCGTGCCGGCGCACCACCTCGTCCAGCGAGGGACCCGGCACGTAGGCGGTGGCCAGCCACGGGGTGCGTTCGTCGACCCCGAAGTCGACCACCTGGGCCGTGAAGAGCCCGTGGATCCGGCGGGCGCTGGCCACCTCGCGGGCGAACCGCTCCCGGAAGGCCGGGTCCGCGGCGAACTCCCTGCGTACGGCCTTCAGCGCGATCGGGCGGCCGCCGGGGGTGTGGGCGAGGTAGACCTCCCCCATGCCGCCGGAGCCGAGCCGGGCGTGGAGGCGGTAGCCGCCGATCTCTCGGGGGTCGTCTGCGGACAGGGCCTGGTGGGCCGGCTGTACGCCGTAAGGCTGCACGGACATGCGGTGGCTCTTTCGGATATGCGGAAGTGACCGGATCGCATCGTCGCCCTAACTGGATTTTCAGTCAACGTGCGACAATGCGAGACGCGACATCGCCAGGAAGGATCACACCGTGACGGACCGCAGACGCGTCATCCTCGAAAGCGCCGCCCGGGTCATCGCACGCAGGGGCGTCCGGGGGCTGCGGGTGACGGAGCTGGCGGCGGAGGCGGGGGTCTCCACCGCCCTGGTCTACTACCACTTCCGGGACCGCCCCGGCATCCTGCGGCACGCCCTCGCCTTCATCGGGGACCGGGCCGACCGCTACACCGAGACCGGGCGGGACGCACTCCCGGCCGGTCCGGCCGGCGACCCCAGGGAGCGGCTGGAACGGATGCTGCTGCTGGAGGTCCAGGACCTGCCCGAGGTGCGCGAGAACAGCGCCGCCTGGGGGGAGCTGCGGGCCCACGCGGTGTTCGACCCGGAGCTGCGGGACGAGCTCGCCGCGGCCGGCGCCGCCTGGACGGCCGAGGTCGCGGAGCTGCTCGCCGGCGTGCACCCGGGGGCGCCCGCCGACGCCGTCACGGCCGCCGCGGAGCGGCTGACCGCCCTGCTGGAGGGGCTCAGCGTCCGCTGGCTGAGCGGGCTGACGCCGCCGGCGCACGCCCGCGAGCTGCTGCGGGCGGCGGTCCGGGTGGAGGCGGACCGGCTGGCACCGCCCCGCGCGTCGCGGTTTGACTGAAAATCCAGTCAGTGCCACAGTACCGACACGGGCCGTTCCGCTTTCCTGCCGAACGGCCGACCGCGGGGTTGACGCGCACCCTTGTGGTGAGAGCCCGGGGCCCGCCCCTGGTAGCGCCCCCGCGCCCGTCCCGGCGAGACGTTCCTGTCCCGCCGGTAAACGATCGGAGCCTCCCGTGACGAACCCGCCCCCCACCCGACGGACCGTCCTGCGCACCCTCTCCGGGCTCGGTGTCCTCGTCTTCGGCGCCGCCGCCTGCGGCCCGGCCGAGACCGCCCTGGGGTCCGGCGAACCCGCCGGCTCGGCCCAGTCCGCCTCCGGCACCGCCAAGCGCCGCCTGGGCGCCGAGTGGGAGAGCCACACCCGCACCTTCATGTCCTGGCCGGCCCTGGCCGCGGGGGTGTGGGAGGAGGACCTGCGCTACGTCCGCGAGGACATCGCCCGCATCGCCCGCGCGATCGGCGAGTACGAGGCCGTGGTCATGATGGCCCGCCCGGAGCAGGTGGCGGCCGCGCAGCAGGCCGTCGGCTCCCAGGTCGAGGTCATCCCGCTGGCCGTCGACGACCTCTGGGCCCGCGACACCGTCCCCGTCTTCGTCGAGGAGGGCGGCAAGGTCACCGGCGTCGACTTCAACTTCAACGGCTGGGGGAACAAGCAGAAGCACCCCAACGACGCCCAGGTCGGGCGGGCTCTGCTGCAGAAGTACAAGGTCCCCCGGGTGCAGGCGCCGCTGGTCGCGGAGGGCGGTTCGTTCGAGCCCGACGGCGAGGGCACGCTGCTGATCACCGAGAGCTCGATCGTCAACGACAACCGCAACCGCGGCAAGTCCCGCGACACCATCGAGGCCGAGCTGAAGCGGACCCTCGGCGTGGAGAAGGTCATCTGGCTGGCCGGCGTGCGCGGCGAGGACATCACCGACGCCCACGTCGACAGCCTCGTACGGTTCACCGAGCCCGGTGTGGTCCTGCTGGACCGCGCGCACCCCAGCACCCCGCCGGACTCCTGGTCGCGGTCGGCGGACCAGGCGAAGTCCGTCCTGTCGAAGGCCACGGACGCCCGGGGCCGGCGCTTCGAGATCATCGACCTCCCGCAGCCCGACCTGAACCGGATCACGGGGCACGGCGACGACTTCGTCTCCACCTACGCCAACTTCTACATCGCCAACGACGCGGTGTTCATGCCCAAGTTCGGCGACCGCGCGGCGGACGACCGCGCCCGCGGCATCCTCCGGGAGCACTTCCCCAAGCGCGACGTGGTGCCGGTCTCCATCGACACGATCGCCTCGGGCGGCGGCGGCATCCACTGCTCGACCCACGACCAGCCGGGCAAGCCCGCCGCCTGACGTACGCGTCGGTTCCGGATGATGCCGCCCTCGACCCCGCCGGCGTGCTGGACGTCGTCGGGGAAGTCCAGGCTCCAGCCGGCCGGGGCGCGGGGTCACGGCGTCAAGTGAGGCCCCGCGCACGGGGGATGACGCGGGGCCTCGCACACCACCATAGCGCGCCGCAGGCCGAGTGCGACGGGCGGCCCGGGTCATCGGCCGGGCCCGCTTCGGGGAACACCGTCCCGAGGGGGCGTGACCCGCGCGCCGGTCGCCGGCCCCAGGGGGCGTCGGGCGTGCCAGCATGGGGGTGCGTTCCGGCGTCACCAGAGTGAGGACAAGGACCTTGAGCAGCTGCGCGCCCCGTGCCGGGCGCTCCCGCGAGGACGGGCTTCCGGCGGAGACCGCCCGGCCGCCGCTCGCTGCCGCCGCGCACGCCGGCGCCGCCTCGTGAGCGGCCCCCGGCAGGACCCGCTGCGCGACCCGGCCTTCTTCAACGACCCCTACCCGGCCTACGAGCGGCTGCGCCGGGAGTGCCCCGTCCAGCGGATCACCACCGGTTCCGGCGGCCACCACGCGTACCTGGTCACCGGCCACGCCGAGGCCCGGCAGGCGTTCACCGACCCCGGCCTGTCCAAGGACACGGCCCGGTTCTTCGCCGGCCGGCCCTCGGACCGCGACCTGCACCCCGCCGTCTCCCGCACCATGCTGTCGAGCGACCCGCCCGTCCACACCCGCCACCGCCGGGTGGCGACGCCCCTGTTCACCACCGGCCGGGTCCGCGCGCTGCGCCCGTTCATCACCCGGGTCGTGGACGACCTCACGTCGG contains these protein-coding regions:
- a CDS encoding serine/threonine-protein kinase, which gives rise to MSVQPYGVQPAHQALSADDPREIGGYRLHARLGSGGMGEVYLAHTPGGRPIALKAVRREFAADPAFRERFAREVASARRIHGLFTAQVVDFGVDERTPWLATAYVPGPSLDEVVRRHGPLPSRTVLLLVAGIAEALQAIHGAGVVHRDLKPANVLLAGDGPRVIDFGIAHAAGSAALTGTGLRIGTAAFMAPEQALGRPVTPATDVFALGALTAYVAGGQPPFGGGPESTALYRVVHEHPDLSRVPAELEQLVRWCLAKEPADRPTTAELIGYVHAHPGVGPRPEFTEGWLPRPVQEEVGAGRDAVRPAAPAPYTPPAPHAPTAPSAPVAPAPGPTPVPEAGGGGRRAARRRGRGRLPAVAATAAVTLAACGAALYWFDTAEPDGGGADGFVPGYTGARLTAPDAGYEFDLEAGKVVPADTATWYLAPEGRSFVPSESSDVHLAEGAAPTPADCEQGIATKPVTALPFSALGERRPFCVRSPDHDRIVVVRLVEAAADGSVTILVDQYHRE
- a CDS encoding TetR/AcrR family transcriptional regulator → MTDRRRVILESAARVIARRGVRGLRVTELAAEAGVSTALVYYHFRDRPGILRHALAFIGDRADRYTETGRDALPAGPAGDPRERLERMLLLEVQDLPEVRENSAAWGELRAHAVFDPELRDELAAAGAAWTAEVAELLAGVHPGAPADAVTAAAERLTALLEGLSVRWLSGLTPPAHARELLRAAVRVEADRLAPPRASRFD
- a CDS encoding agmatine deiminase family protein translates to MTNPPPTRRTVLRTLSGLGVLVFGAAACGPAETALGSGEPAGSAQSASGTAKRRLGAEWESHTRTFMSWPALAAGVWEEDLRYVREDIARIARAIGEYEAVVMMARPEQVAAAQQAVGSQVEVIPLAVDDLWARDTVPVFVEEGGKVTGVDFNFNGWGNKQKHPNDAQVGRALLQKYKVPRVQAPLVAEGGSFEPDGEGTLLITESSIVNDNRNRGKSRDTIEAELKRTLGVEKVIWLAGVRGEDITDAHVDSLVRFTEPGVVLLDRAHPSTPPDSWSRSADQAKSVLSKATDARGRRFEIIDLPQPDLNRITGHGDDFVSTYANFYIANDAVFMPKFGDRAADDRARGILREHFPKRDVVPVSIDTIASGGGGIHCSTHDQPGKPAA